One genomic segment of Sporomusaceae bacterium FL31 includes these proteins:
- the ykcC gene encoding putative glycosyltransferase YkcC, translated as MKLISIVVPVFNEQENIQVFYQEVSKTMEALDYPFELIFVDDGSTDRTVLILDRLTQQDPRVKAILLARNFGHQVALTCGLDHAVGEAVITMDGDMQHPPELLPLLIRKWEEGCEVVQTVRIATEGVSRFKERSSSLFYRLINAMSDIQIVEGGSDFRLLDKKVVQTFQRFKEKARFIRGIIGDMGYRQAQVEFVAPERFAGQSKFSLKKMIDFALNGITAYSKLPLRFAFYLGLLFGLLSFGLTLDVVYIKLFTTEAVPGWATIAASVLLLGGLQLVVMGIIGEYVGRIFEEVKQRPLYWVRGELKKSEQVFPKREQQVHAVS; from the coding sequence ATGAAGCTGATTTCAATTGTTGTACCAGTATTTAATGAACAAGAAAATATTCAGGTTTTTTATCAGGAAGTAAGTAAAACTATGGAAGCGCTTGACTATCCATTTGAATTGATTTTTGTTGACGATGGGTCTACTGACAGAACGGTACTGATCCTTGATCGCTTAACCCAGCAAGATCCAAGAGTAAAGGCAATTTTACTTGCACGCAACTTTGGACACCAAGTGGCACTGACCTGCGGACTTGATCATGCTGTCGGAGAGGCTGTTATTACAATGGATGGTGACATGCAGCATCCTCCTGAATTGCTGCCCCTTTTGATTCGTAAATGGGAGGAAGGGTGCGAGGTTGTTCAGACCGTCCGGATTGCTACTGAGGGAGTATCCAGGTTTAAAGAACGCTCATCAAGCTTATTCTATCGTTTGATCAATGCCATGTCCGATATTCAGATTGTCGAAGGCGGCTCAGATTTTCGACTGCTGGATAAAAAAGTTGTCCAGACATTTCAGCGTTTTAAAGAAAAAGCACGCTTTATTCGCGGAATTATCGGCGATATGGGCTATCGACAAGCACAAGTTGAATTTGTAGCGCCAGAACGTTTTGCCGGCCAATCAAAGTTCTCACTGAAAAAAATGATCGATTTTGCCCTGAATGGTATTACCGCATATTCAAAGCTGCCTTTACGCTTTGCCTTTTATCTGGGGTTACTTTTTGGTTTGCTTAGTTTTGGGCTGACGTTGGATGTCGTCTATATCAAACTATTCACTACCGAAGCAGTACCAGGCTGGGCGACAATAGCCGCCAGTGTTTTGTTATTGGGCGGACTTCAGCTTGTCGTTATGGGGATTATCGGTGAATATGTTGGCCGTATTTTTGAAGAGGTTAAACAGCGGCCGCTTTATTGGGTTCGTGGTGAATTAAAAAAAAGTGAACAGGTATTCCCTAAGCGGGAGCAGCAGGTTCATGCGGTGAGTTAA
- a CDS encoding diguanylate phosphodiesterase: MNIMGIVAVIANQRHVAAVRRGVLLNMPLVVIGAFSTMLANVSVPWYQELMMALFGPHWDVLWRAITDASLNGFSILLVISISYFLAESYDQVSSSPISSLTVALVSFVCLMMLILPLSREESNGLMFGWAGVNGIFFAIFAALTSAEILLRLFSIQRFKIRHFADVADPILSQGLACILPAAGTILVFAFIRMGAAAANIQDLHTHFYALLEGLFQTIQSPLGEMIIFNLLVHLLWFFGLHGNNIMEPVLANIHLANIQSVEQFIGVNGQLGIGFTKTFFDCFVLIGGAGSTISLMLALFLGSRRGNMAWLSRLSVAPAIFNINELLIFGLPIVLNPIFFIPFILVPIVLTCVSYLAISMGWVAIVVQNVHWTTPPLFSGYLATNSWSGVGLQLLEIVIGVLIYLPFVLINEKQKAEETNKAFKILLDEAKTISPQFRKELLNRHDGAGILARMLVHDLKHAADKGELFLEYQPQVNQDNRVVGVEALLRWSHKLYGRIPPLLTIAIAEEAGFIQNIGSWVIHTACQQLSQWKSVGVDGIRMSVNVSAAQLQDPLFINGLFSALASNRLQPQDLEIEVTENIALTNDSVTNDNLTKLRTNGVRIAIDDFGMGHTSLRYIKHFPVDTLKIDGMLSRDIIQDKNCQEIISSIVSLCSSLNIETIVEYVETREQRDLLKQLGCLRYQGYYYSKPLLPIQLIEYVLIQNKMDLCEVAICSEAD, encoded by the coding sequence TTGAATATAATGGGAATCGTAGCTGTTATTGCAAATCAGCGCCATGTTGCAGCGGTACGCCGTGGTGTTTTGTTGAATATGCCATTGGTGGTCATTGGTGCTTTCTCAACCATGCTGGCCAATGTATCAGTCCCGTGGTACCAAGAGCTTATGATGGCTCTTTTTGGTCCCCATTGGGACGTATTATGGCGAGCTATTACCGATGCTTCGCTTAATGGATTCTCAATCTTGCTGGTGATTTCAATTAGTTATTTCTTAGCTGAGAGTTATGACCAAGTGAGCAGCAGCCCAATTTCTTCTCTTACTGTAGCTCTTGTATCCTTTGTTTGCCTAATGATGTTAATACTGCCGCTGAGTCGCGAGGAAAGTAATGGTCTAATGTTTGGGTGGGCGGGAGTGAACGGTATTTTTTTTGCAATATTTGCAGCGCTGACTTCTGCTGAAATTTTATTGCGGTTATTTTCGATCCAAAGGTTTAAGATTCGACACTTTGCTGATGTTGCAGACCCTATTCTTTCTCAGGGATTGGCTTGTATTCTTCCGGCAGCCGGAACTATTTTGGTTTTTGCATTCATAAGAATGGGCGCGGCCGCAGCTAATATTCAGGACCTCCATACGCACTTTTATGCACTGCTGGAAGGCTTATTTCAAACTATTCAGAGTCCATTGGGTGAGATGATTATTTTTAATCTATTGGTTCATTTATTATGGTTTTTCGGGTTACACGGTAACAATATTATGGAGCCTGTCTTAGCGAATATCCACTTAGCCAACATTCAGTCCGTTGAGCAGTTTATTGGGGTTAATGGTCAATTAGGAATTGGTTTTACAAAAACTTTTTTTGATTGTTTTGTATTAATCGGTGGTGCAGGCTCGACAATATCGCTGATGTTAGCTCTGTTCCTTGGTTCGAGAAGGGGGAATATGGCATGGCTGAGCAGATTGTCAGTTGCACCTGCCATCTTTAATATTAACGAATTACTCATCTTTGGATTACCCATTGTTCTCAATCCAATTTTTTTCATTCCATTTATTCTGGTGCCGATCGTGCTGACTTGCGTTTCTTATCTGGCAATCAGCATGGGATGGGTAGCCATTGTTGTGCAAAATGTTCACTGGACTACTCCGCCGCTGTTTAGTGGTTATCTTGCTACTAATTCCTGGAGTGGTGTGGGGCTGCAACTGCTTGAAATTGTCATCGGTGTCCTGATCTATCTGCCCTTTGTTCTTATAAATGAAAAGCAAAAAGCTGAGGAAACTAACAAAGCTTTTAAGATTTTGCTTGACGAAGCGAAAACTATTTCTCCTCAATTTAGAAAAGAACTATTGAACAGACATGATGGCGCAGGGATTTTAGCCCGAATGCTGGTACACGATTTGAAGCATGCCGCGGATAAAGGGGAACTTTTTCTTGAATACCAGCCACAGGTTAACCAGGATAATCGTGTTGTTGGTGTCGAAGCATTGCTGCGTTGGTCTCATAAACTCTATGGAAGAATTCCGCCGCTGTTGACTATTGCTATAGCTGAAGAAGCCGGATTCATACAAAATATTGGCAGCTGGGTTATTCATACTGCTTGTCAGCAACTAAGCCAATGGAAGAGTGTGGGGGTTGATGGCATTCGCATGTCGGTCAATGTATCTGCCGCTCAATTACAAGATCCATTGTTTATTAATGGATTATTTTCAGCCCTTGCGAGTAATCGGTTGCAGCCTCAGGATCTTGAAATTGAGGTTACTGAAAATATTGCCCTTACCAATGACTCTGTAACTAACGATAATCTTACTAAATTGAGGACAAACGGGGTCAGAATCGCCATTGACGATTTTGGTATGGGTCATACGTCTTTGCGCTATATCAAGCACTTTCCTGTCGATACGCTCAAAATTGATGGGATGCTGAGCCGGGATATCATTCAGGATAAAAATTGCCAGGAAATTATTAGCTCAATTGTTTCATTATGTTCCTCCTTGAATATCGAGACCATCGTTGAATATGTAGAGACTCGGGAACAGCGCGATCTACTTAAACAACTAGGCTGCTTGCGATATCAAGGATATTACTATAGTAAACCGTTGCTGCCGATTCAGTTGATTGAATATGTTCTCATTCAGAATAAAATGGATCTTTGTGAAGTGGCCATTTGTTCAGAAGCTGACTGA
- the arnT_2 gene encoding undecaprenyl phosphate-alpha-4-amino-4-deoxy-L-arabinose arabinosyl transferase encodes MMDRKFWLNILIILLVSYLMTFTYLGHLPLLDPDEPVYAETALEMLHNQDFISPRIYGDFWYDKPPMYYWLVAGAFKIFGAGEFAARVPSAVLAAAGSILMYLSGRKLFNECAGLIAALILASSLEYFYLSKAAVTDMTLTFFLTGALLAFLHKKNYLFYSCAALAVVTKGPIGVFFCGAIVGLYLLLTRSLGQLRQLKLFSGGLLFTALAAPWYLMMYHAHGMDFINTFLGFHNVTRFLQPEHPEGTLWYFYIPVLVIGFFPWTTFMLQAFWIGRQAVGNERNQLLFLGLWASVVFLFFTMSQTKLVSYILPMYPPLALLVGWYFDKAWTEKRSSVLKWSAAIFAIVVLVLEVGLYFARNELAAQPVLLAVMAAILLLLAVLVVWQSYRKSFAGVLAVHVAGMILFTTFLMGHLLPVMAPAFSSKETVREFKQYYDGQAPVYVAKFYRPGFAFYSGIPGIEFNQQTLEKAVTEDGKAYFFIQKKYYDKLPEALQAKVHVLTTIEDKIIFVREVH; translated from the coding sequence ATGATGGATCGAAAGTTTTGGCTCAATATTTTAATTATTCTTTTGGTTTCTTATTTGATGACCTTCACCTATTTAGGACATTTGCCTTTGCTTGATCCTGATGAACCGGTTTATGCCGAAACAGCGCTAGAAATGCTGCACAATCAGGATTTTATTTCACCGCGTATCTACGGCGACTTTTGGTATGATAAACCGCCCATGTATTACTGGCTGGTAGCAGGTGCGTTTAAAATATTTGGGGCCGGAGAATTTGCTGCCAGAGTTCCTTCCGCTGTGCTGGCAGCTGCAGGATCTATTTTGATGTATTTATCAGGCCGCAAACTGTTCAATGAATGTGCAGGCTTGATTGCCGCCTTGATATTGGCAAGCAGCCTGGAGTACTTCTATTTAAGTAAAGCCGCTGTTACTGACATGACCTTAACTTTTTTCCTTACAGGGGCACTGCTTGCTTTCCTTCACAAGAAAAATTACCTTTTCTATAGTTGTGCTGCTCTAGCCGTTGTTACCAAAGGGCCAATTGGCGTGTTTTTTTGTGGAGCGATTGTAGGCCTTTATTTATTGCTGACACGCAGCTTAGGGCAGTTAAGACAGTTGAAGTTGTTTAGCGGCGGTCTTTTATTTACTGCTCTTGCTGCACCTTGGTATCTGATGATGTATCACGCTCACGGCATGGATTTTATTAATACATTTTTGGGATTTCACAATGTGACCAGGTTTCTTCAGCCTGAACACCCGGAGGGGACGCTTTGGTATTTCTACATTCCGGTATTGGTAATCGGCTTTTTTCCATGGACGACTTTTATGCTGCAGGCATTTTGGATTGGAAGGCAGGCTGTGGGGAATGAGCGGAACCAGCTATTATTCCTGGGCCTTTGGGCGTCCGTTGTATTTTTATTTTTTACCATGTCACAAACTAAGCTGGTTTCTTATATTCTGCCGATGTATCCCCCATTAGCCTTGTTGGTCGGCTGGTATTTTGATAAAGCCTGGACGGAAAAACGAAGCAGCGTTCTGAAGTGGTCGGCCGCTATTTTTGCTATTGTAGTACTTGTTCTGGAAGTTGGGTTATATTTCGCCAGGAACGAATTAGCTGCGCAACCCGTACTTTTAGCTGTAATGGCAGCGATTTTATTACTGCTAGCTGTTTTAGTTGTTTGGCAGAGTTATCGAAAGAGTTTTGCTGGTGTATTGGCAGTCCATGTAGCTGGGATGATTCTGTTTACTACCTTTCTTATGGGGCATCTGCTGCCTGTTATGGCACCAGCATTTTCAAGCAAGGAAACAGTTCGTGAATTTAAGCAATATTATGACGGACAGGCTCCAGTGTATGTTGCAAAATTTTATCGGCCTGGCTTTGCGTTTTACAGCGGAATACCTGGCATCGAATTTAATCAACAAACTCTTGAGAAGGCTGTCACGGAGGACGGTAAAGCGTATTTCTTTATCCAAAAAAAATATTATGACAAGCTGCCGGAAGCATTGCAAGCAAAAGTTCATGTATTAACAACGATTGAAGATAAAATTATTTTTGTCCGTGAGGTGCATTGA
- the bclA1_1 gene encoding exosporium glycoprotein, which produces MDQFGRPYHGPFIKCQGDNSKPPHTHCCDCNFKHNPCCFSGPTGPIGPTGLTGTTGATGSTGVTGPTGPIGPTGLTGTTGTTGATGVTGVTGPTGPTGPTGPTGPSGGPPGPTGATGATGTTGATGATGATGATGATGATGDAGATGATGATGATGATGATGATGATGATGAAGATGATGATGATGATGATGAAGATGATGATGATGATGAAGATGATGATGATGATGATGATGDAGATGATGTTGATGATGAAGATGATGATGAAGATGATGAAGAAGATGATGAAGDAGATGATGATGAGSTGATGATGAGGVLNFADFFALMPPDNAATVAPGTDVSFPQDGPTSGTTIARTGPSTFNLAAIGTYQVLLQVSVTEAGQLILTVNGADLAYTVVGRATGTSQIVGLALVTTTVFNSILTVRNPAGNSTALTITPLAGGTRPVSAHLVITQLA; this is translated from the coding sequence ATGGATCAATTTGGAAGGCCATATCACGGCCCGTTTATCAAATGCCAAGGTGATAATTCGAAACCTCCTCATACGCACTGTTGCGATTGTAATTTTAAGCATAATCCTTGCTGCTTTAGCGGCCCCACCGGACCAATTGGTCCAACAGGTCTTACCGGAACTACCGGAGCAACAGGCTCTACTGGAGTAACTGGGCCTACTGGTCCTATCGGTCCGACTGGTCTCACTGGCACGACCGGTACAACTGGAGCAACTGGAGTGACTGGAGTGACTGGTCCTACCGGACCAACCGGTCCCACTGGGCCAACCGGACCTTCAGGAGGCCCTCCTGGACCTACCGGCGCTACTGGCGCTACCGGCACTACTGGAGCCACCGGCGCTACCGGTGCCACTGGAGCTACTGGAGCTACTGGAGCTACCGGCGATGCTGGAGCCACCGGTGCCACCGGCGCTACTGGAGCCACCGGCGCTACCGGTGCCACTGGAGCCACTGGAGCTACTGGAGCTACTGGAGCTGCTGGTGCCACCGGAGCAACTGGGGCTACTGGGGCTACTGGCGCTACCGGGGCTACTGGCGCTGCTGGCGCCACCGGAGCTACTGGGGCTACTGGCGCTACTGGGGCTACTGGAGCTGCTGGTGCCACCGGAGCTACTGGGGCTACTGGCGCTACTGGAGCCACCGGTGCAACTGGAGCTACCGGCGATGCTGGAGCCACCGGTGCAACTGGGACTACTGGAGCCACTGGCGCTACTGGGGCTGCTGGTGCTACTGGGGCTACCGGGGCTACTGGGGCTGCTGGAGCAACTGGGGCCACCGGCGCTGCTGGCGCTGCTGGAGCAACTGGGGCCACCGGCGCTGCTGGCGATGCAGGTGCTACCGGGGCCACTGGGGCTACCGGCGCAGGTTCTACCGGTGCTACTGGCGCCACTGGAGCTGGAGGAGTATTAAACTTTGCGGATTTTTTTGCACTGATGCCTCCTGACAATGCAGCAACAGTTGCTCCCGGTACAGATGTAAGTTTCCCCCAAGACGGCCCTACCAGCGGAACCACTATTGCCCGTACTGGTCCCAGCACATTCAACTTGGCTGCAATTGGCACTTATCAGGTCCTGTTGCAAGTGAGTGTGACCGAAGCGGGGCAACTAATTTTAACTGTCAATGGTGCTGACCTAGCTTATACGGTGGTCGGTCGCGCAACAGGGACTTCACAGATAGTAGGCTTAGCGTTAGTAACCACGACAGTCTTCAATTCAATACTCACTGTACGAAACCCCGCTGGAAATTCAACGGCATTAACCATCACGCCACTCGCCGGAGGAACAAGACCAGTTTCAGCACACCTTGTTATTACACAACTTGCTTAA
- a CDS encoding HD family phosphohydrolase, producing MAYTINHYEIAKVKPGMVLGKPVLNRYGRILLAEGIELNQTLINRMLEQYITMVAIREELFYQNDRILLEDPGVFNYLGAVAEVRNLIKVIRHVKKIPVKQFKQVVETRILPIVESCAAINYLNIDRPREEYIFHHCVNVALLSGVIGKWLGCGKSEIANLTLAGLLHDIGKTQVPDEILNKAGKLTEREMQMMQLHSAHSYKLLSQTENLPFDVMIGVLQHHERLDGSGYPGHFQQSKIHLHARIIAVADVYDAITADRSYSNKATPFVAAEVLANNMFSKLDAAICTTFLEQFECFMLGNLVELTTGQSGEIIHLGNFLNLSPIIRCNNGELIKLCNINQISNVRAFIIPDHKASRDGSGG from the coding sequence GTGGCATACACAATAAACCATTATGAGATTGCAAAAGTTAAACCAGGTATGGTTTTAGGAAAGCCTGTACTCAATCGGTATGGCAGGATCTTATTAGCTGAAGGTATTGAGCTGAATCAAACCCTGATCAACCGAATGCTGGAGCAATATATCACAATGGTAGCTATTCGCGAAGAGCTCTTTTATCAAAATGATAGAATTCTATTAGAGGATCCAGGCGTCTTTAATTATTTAGGAGCCGTTGCCGAAGTCAGAAATTTGATTAAGGTGATTCGACACGTTAAAAAAATTCCAGTTAAGCAATTTAAGCAGGTTGTAGAAACGCGTATCCTGCCAATCGTGGAATCTTGCGCTGCCATTAATTATCTTAATATTGACCGACCACGCGAAGAATATATCTTCCATCATTGTGTTAATGTCGCCTTACTGAGCGGCGTTATTGGCAAATGGCTGGGGTGCGGAAAAAGTGAAATTGCTAACCTGACTTTAGCGGGGCTGCTTCATGACATTGGCAAAACGCAGGTGCCTGATGAGATTTTAAATAAGGCCGGGAAATTGACGGAACGGGAAATGCAAATGATGCAGTTGCATTCGGCTCATAGCTATAAGCTGCTGAGTCAAACCGAAAATTTGCCGTTTGATGTGATGATTGGTGTTCTTCAGCATCATGAACGCCTTGACGGCAGTGGCTATCCTGGTCATTTTCAGCAGTCTAAAATACATCTTCACGCGCGGATTATCGCTGTGGCTGATGTCTATGACGCGATTACGGCTGACCGGTCTTATAGTAATAAAGCCACGCCTTTTGTAGCTGCAGAAGTGCTTGCCAATAACATGTTTTCGAAGCTGGACGCCGCCATTTGTACCACATTTCTTGAGCAATTCGAATGCTTTATGCTAGGTAATCTTGTCGAACTCACAACCGGACAAAGCGGAGAAATTATTCATCTTGGGAACTTCCTCAATCTTTCTCCAATTATAAGATGCAATAATGGCGAACTGATCAAATTGTGCAACATCAATCAAATTAGTAACGTTCGGGCGTTTATTATTCCCGATCACAAGGCTTCTAGAGATGGAAGCGGAGGATAA
- a CDS encoding carbohydrate deacetylase, with protein MRQLIINGDDFGLHELINEGIIESHINGCLTSTTLMAGGPAFEHAVALAKQYPKLGVGVHLTLVGASPAARADISTLVTRDGLFFPSYKEFACQYIQGKIAKEHIRHELWCQMQKVIGSGIPITHLDSHQHLHVLPGMAEIIGSLAAEFHIEKIRIPSESVFFFGPSKNSFSRIAARTVLTACSTIAQHYYKKIGLSAPEHFYGMLSGGAMSQKVLQHIIKTLPEGVTEIMVHPGSDRTALSQRFTWGYRWQDELEALQSQSVLQEIKESGIELISYQQLGRMQSALEAEVSKL; from the coding sequence ATGCGTCAGCTCATCATTAATGGAGACGATTTTGGATTGCATGAATTAATTAATGAAGGAATTATCGAAAGTCATATCAATGGCTGCCTGACCAGTACAACACTCATGGCAGGAGGGCCGGCTTTTGAGCATGCTGTTGCTTTAGCTAAGCAATACCCAAAACTTGGTGTGGGAGTGCATCTCACGCTGGTTGGAGCCAGTCCGGCTGCACGAGCGGATATTAGTACTTTAGTGACCCGGGACGGGCTGTTTTTTCCTTCGTACAAAGAATTTGCATGTCAGTATATTCAAGGAAAAATAGCCAAAGAACATATTCGTCACGAGCTCTGGTGCCAAATGCAGAAGGTCATTGGAAGTGGTATTCCCATTACTCATCTTGATAGTCATCAGCATCTTCATGTGCTGCCGGGAATGGCAGAAATCATTGGCAGTCTTGCGGCCGAATTTCATATTGAAAAAATTAGAATACCTTCGGAGTCGGTATTCTTTTTCGGTCCTTCCAAAAACAGTTTTAGCCGAATTGCCGCACGGACAGTTCTTACTGCCTGTTCGACGATTGCTCAGCATTATTATAAAAAAATTGGCTTAAGTGCTCCTGAGCATTTTTATGGCATGTTATCTGGAGGAGCTATGTCGCAGAAGGTTCTGCAACATATTATAAAAACATTGCCCGAAGGGGTTACTGAAATTATGGTGCATCCCGGCAGCGACAGGACAGCTTTATCTCAGCGATTTACCTGGGGCTATCGGTGGCAGGATGAGCTGGAAGCATTGCAAAGTCAAAGCGTTTTACAGGAAATCAAGGAAAGCGGTATTGAGCTGATTAGTTATCAACAACTAGGAAGAATGCAATCAGCGTTAGAAGCGGAGGTAAGCAAACTATGA
- the clcD gene encoding carboxymethylenebutenolidase, whose amino-acid sequence MRILLILVIMLSISASTAFAQIRGEVIEYKQGTTVLEGYLAYDDSIKGKRPGVLVVHDWLGVGPYVRARAQQLASLGYIAFAPDIYGKDIRPVDNKEAAKVSNELKNDRMLLRLRVNAGLDILRNHPLTDPDKLGAIGYCFGGMTVLELARSGANIAGVVSFHGNLDTPADTSSIHTKVLVLHGAEDPVVPPAQVAAFENEMRKANVDWQLNVYSGAAHNFTNPNSPAYNRQVDRRSFEAMKAFFRELFAQ is encoded by the coding sequence ATGCGCATCCTACTCATTCTTGTCATTATGCTATCAATCAGCGCATCTACGGCATTTGCCCAGATTCGTGGTGAGGTTATTGAGTACAAGCAAGGAACAACCGTACTAGAAGGCTACCTGGCCTATGATGATTCCATTAAAGGTAAACGCCCTGGCGTACTTGTCGTCCATGACTGGCTAGGAGTAGGCCCTTATGTAAGAGCCAGAGCTCAACAGCTGGCTAGTCTGGGCTATATCGCATTTGCACCAGATATTTACGGAAAAGACATCCGACCAGTCGACAATAAAGAAGCTGCAAAAGTATCCAATGAATTGAAAAACGACCGGATGCTCCTTCGCTTACGAGTCAATGCGGGGCTGGATATATTGCGTAACCATCCTTTAACTGATCCAGACAAGCTAGGGGCTATCGGCTACTGCTTTGGCGGGATGACTGTTCTGGAATTGGCTCGCAGCGGTGCCAACATCGCTGGCGTAGTCAGTTTTCACGGGAATTTAGACACGCCTGCCGATACCAGCAGCATTCATACCAAAGTTTTAGTCCTGCATGGTGCAGAGGATCCGGTTGTGCCACCAGCCCAAGTAGCTGCCTTTGAGAATGAAATGCGTAAAGCCAATGTTGACTGGCAGCTCAATGTGTACAGCGGCGCGGCTCATAATTTTACGAATCCAAACTCGCCAGCCTATAACCGCCAGGTTGACAGGCGTTCCTTTGAAGCAATGAAAGCATTCTTTAGAGAGCTATTTGCTCAATAA
- a CDS encoding UDP-glucose 4-epimerase gives MKVLVTGGAGFIGSHIVDTLIQAKHQVCVLDNLCTGSAKNINDKATFLKKDIRDTDLRGIFAEERFDYVVHQAAQTTVSNSSDNPIYDCDVNVLGLVNLLEASRLSGVKRVVFASSAAIYGDTDLLPIDESCETNPNSFYGLSKLTGEHYLEMYYKNFGLEYVALRYANVYGERQGDQGEGGVISIFAKHVLFGKPLTVFGDGSQTRDFVYVRDVAAANYQALFSRAANRSFNISTVTETSIRDLIELFAQINEENLDVEYAPKRHSDIQRSVLSHHQAKIHLQWQPAYELKMGLYRLLHELHNRISA, from the coding sequence ATGAAAGTACTTGTCACAGGAGGTGCTGGCTTTATCGGTTCACACATTGTGGATACTTTGATTCAGGCCAAGCATCAGGTATGTGTCTTAGATAATTTATGTACAGGATCTGCAAAGAACATCAATGATAAGGCAACATTCCTGAAAAAAGATATTCGCGATACTGATCTTAGGGGAATTTTTGCCGAAGAACGTTTTGATTATGTCGTGCATCAGGCAGCACAAACCACGGTTTCAAATTCTTCAGACAATCCGATTTATGATTGTGATGTCAATGTCCTTGGTTTAGTCAATCTCTTGGAAGCCAGTCGGCTGTCAGGTGTCAAGCGAGTTGTTTTTGCCTCAAGTGCAGCCATTTATGGCGATACCGATTTGCTGCCAATTGATGAAAGCTGCGAAACAAATCCTAATTCTTTTTATGGTCTTAGCAAACTGACTGGTGAACACTATTTGGAAATGTATTATAAAAATTTTGGGTTGGAATATGTCGCGCTGCGTTATGCGAATGTTTACGGGGAACGTCAAGGCGATCAGGGTGAAGGCGGTGTTATCAGCATATTTGCAAAGCATGTACTGTTTGGGAAGCCACTCACTGTATTTGGTGATGGCAGCCAAACTCGTGATTTTGTTTATGTTAGAGATGTTGCTGCTGCCAATTATCAGGCTTTATTCTCCCGAGCCGCCAATCGCAGTTTTAATATCAGTACAGTGACAGAAACCAGTATTCGTGATCTTATTGAACTCTTTGCTCAAATCAATGAAGAAAATTTAGATGTTGAATATGCACCGAAGCGTCATAGCGATATCCAACGCTCGGTACTCAGTCATCATCAGGCAAAAATTCATCTGCAATGGCAGCCTGCGTATGAACTAAAAATGGGCCTATATCGGTTGCTGCATGAACTTCATAATAGAATATCCGCATAA